A genomic window from Flintibacter sp. KGMB00164 includes:
- a CDS encoding WYL domain-containing protein — translation MDYLLRYSDEYHPVTVAQLIEELGKRGISAERKSIYDDLEALRTYGLDLVQTGRGRNSGCYVAGRDFELPELKLLVDSVQSSKFITQKKTMSLIKKIEGLASVHQAQELNRQVFVKNRIKTMNESIYYNVDEIHRGIAANRKIRFHYFEYNMEKQRQLRRNGDWYVISPYALTWDDENYYLVGFDSQAGIIKHFRVDKMAQIGTTEEPRDGQEVYAALDMGLYARQVFGMFSGEPVWVRLRFDRGLVGAVLDRLGQEVMLVPEDEEHFTVRTQVVVSPQFFGWLCGFGKRAKVLEPENVVNAMAEYVENISQMYKM, via the coding sequence ATGGACTATCTTCTGCGTTATTCCGATGAATACCACCCGGTCACTGTGGCACAGCTCATTGAGGAACTGGGGAAACGGGGCATCTCCGCCGAGCGCAAAAGCATCTACGACGACCTGGAGGCCCTGCGCACCTATGGATTGGACCTGGTGCAGACGGGACGGGGAAGAAACAGCGGCTGCTATGTGGCCGGACGGGATTTTGAACTGCCTGAGCTGAAGCTGTTGGTGGACAGCGTACAGTCCTCCAAGTTTATCACGCAGAAAAAGACCATGAGCCTCATTAAAAAAATCGAGGGGTTGGCCAGTGTCCACCAGGCCCAGGAGCTCAATCGTCAGGTGTTTGTGAAAAACCGGATTAAGACCATGAACGAGTCCATCTACTACAACGTGGACGAGATCCACCGGGGTATCGCCGCCAACCGAAAGATCCGCTTTCACTACTTTGAGTACAATATGGAAAAGCAGCGGCAGCTGCGCCGGAATGGGGACTGGTATGTGATCAGCCCCTACGCCCTTACTTGGGATGATGAGAACTACTACCTGGTGGGCTTTGACTCCCAGGCCGGGATCATTAAGCACTTCCGGGTGGACAAGATGGCTCAGATCGGCACCACCGAGGAGCCAAGGGATGGCCAGGAGGTCTATGCGGCCCTGGACATGGGACTGTATGCCCGGCAGGTATTTGGCATGTTTTCCGGAGAACCCGTGTGGGTACGCCTGCGTTTTGATCGGGGGCTGGTGGGAGCGGTGCTGGACCGGCTGGGCCAGGAGGTCATGCTGGTGCCCGAGGATGAGGAGCACTTCACCGTACGGACTCAGGTGGTAGTCAGTCCCCAGTTTTTCGGTTGGCTGTGTGGTTTCGGTAAACGGGCCAAGGTGCTGGAGCCTGAGAACGTTGTGAACGCCATGGCAGAGTATGTAGAGAACATCAGCCAGATGTATAAGATGTAA
- a CDS encoding DUF5655 domain-containing protein codes for MNRPEHYESDLLFYFDGKPREFSLYQRLFESMEQAFPDASVKVQKSQISFYCPKLFAAASIPVRRKKDWPKECLLVTFGLERQVISPRIAVAVEPYPNRWTHHVVVSQPEEIDGELLGWLSQAYQFCQIKGSRR; via the coding sequence ATGAACCGTCCGGAACACTACGAAAGTGATCTGCTATTTTACTTTGACGGCAAACCACGGGAGTTCTCCCTCTATCAGAGGTTATTTGAATCCATGGAACAGGCCTTCCCCGACGCTTCGGTCAAGGTACAAAAAAGCCAAATCAGCTTTTACTGCCCCAAACTGTTTGCCGCTGCCTCTATTCCGGTACGCCGGAAAAAGGACTGGCCCAAGGAATGTCTGCTGGTGACCTTCGGCCTGGAGCGGCAGGTGATCTCTCCCCGCATCGCCGTAGCGGTAGAGCCCTACCCAAATCGCTGGACCCACCATGTGGTGGTCTCCCAACCGGAGGAGATTGACGGCGAACTGCTGGGCTGGCTCTCCCAGGCGTATCAGTTTTGCCAGATCAAAGGCTCCCGGCGCTGA
- the murC gene encoding UDP-N-acetylmuramate--L-alanine ligase, with amino-acid sequence MNPDIHDYIRPGKRAHLVGIGGVSMSPLGEVLHGAGVNITGSDLHESATVAHLRSLGIPVVIGHLPESVQGADCVIRTAAVHDDNPEIAAARAAGIPVFERAQAWGAIMRHYQNALCVAGTHGKTTTTSMCTHIFLAAQRDPTVMIGGVLPALGAGHRVGKGDTIILESCEYCNSFLSFFPTVAVILNVDADHLDFFKDLEDVKHSFRRFAQLVPQGGCVVADGDDANTMDALKDLDKPMLTFGLEQGDIHAANLTWNKGLPTFDLIYKGKTLGSISLRVPGIHNVRNALAAAGAALQLNVPVEAIREGLYAFGGAGRRFEHKGEYHGAVVYDDYAHHPHELQALLSTVKTLGYQRVICAFQPHTYTRTKELFDDFVEVLKLPDKVLLAEIFAARETDTLGISSKDLADRIPNAEFCPTLEDVTTRFKELAQPGDLLITVGAGDIYLAGEALLKQA; translated from the coding sequence ATGAACCCTGATATCCATGATTATATCCGTCCCGGCAAGCGCGCTCATCTGGTGGGCATCGGCGGCGTGTCCATGTCCCCTCTGGGCGAGGTGCTCCACGGCGCAGGGGTAAACATCACCGGCTCCGATCTCCACGAGAGTGCAACAGTGGCCCATCTGCGCTCTTTGGGCATCCCCGTGGTCATTGGCCACCTGCCCGAGAGCGTACAGGGAGCAGACTGCGTCATCCGTACCGCGGCCGTCCACGACGACAATCCTGAGATCGCCGCCGCCCGGGCTGCCGGTATCCCCGTCTTTGAACGGGCCCAGGCCTGGGGCGCCATTATGCGCCACTACCAGAACGCCCTGTGCGTGGCAGGCACCCACGGCAAAACCACGACTACCTCCATGTGTACCCACATCTTCCTGGCCGCCCAGCGGGACCCCACCGTCATGATCGGCGGCGTACTGCCCGCTTTGGGCGCGGGTCACCGGGTAGGTAAAGGAGACACCATCATTCTGGAGTCCTGTGAGTACTGCAACTCCTTCCTCTCCTTCTTCCCCACCGTAGCGGTTATCCTTAACGTGGATGCTGACCACCTGGACTTTTTCAAGGATTTGGAGGACGTAAAGCACTCCTTCCGCCGTTTTGCCCAGCTGGTGCCTCAGGGCGGCTGCGTGGTAGCCGACGGGGACGACGCCAACACCATGGACGCCCTGAAAGATCTGGACAAACCCATGCTCACCTTTGGACTGGAGCAGGGGGATATCCACGCGGCCAACCTCACCTGGAACAAGGGGCTGCCTACCTTTGATCTGATCTACAAGGGTAAGACTCTGGGCTCCATCTCTCTGCGTGTGCCCGGCATCCACAATGTGCGCAATGCGCTGGCCGCCGCCGGAGCCGCTCTGCAGCTGAATGTCCCCGTGGAGGCCATTCGAGAGGGCCTGTACGCCTTCGGCGGAGCAGGCCGCCGGTTTGAGCACAAGGGTGAGTACCACGGTGCGGTGGTCTATGATGATTACGCCCACCATCCCCATGAGCTCCAGGCTCTGCTGTCTACCGTGAAGACTCTGGGCTATCAGCGGGTGATCTGCGCGTTCCAGCCCCACACCTACACCCGCACCAAGGAACTCTTTGACGACTTTGTGGAGGTGCTCAAGCTGCCCGACAAAGTGCTGCTGGCCGAGATCTTTGCCGCCCGGGAGACCGATACTCTGGGCATCTCCTCCAAGGACCTGGCCGACCGCATCCCCAATGCGGAATTCTGCCCCACGCTGGAAGATGTGACGACCCGCTTCAAGGAGCTGGCCCAGCCCGGCGATCTGCTGATCACCGTAGGCGCAGGAGATATCTATCTGGCCGGAGAGGCTCTGCTGAAGCAGGCGTAA